A single region of the Salvia miltiorrhiza cultivar Shanhuang (shh) chromosome 8, IMPLAD_Smil_shh, whole genome shotgun sequence genome encodes:
- the LOC130997833 gene encoding uncharacterized protein LOC130997833, whose protein sequence is MSWRSKCRATLLSDRPSGDEGQGSEQPADPGLDISRMVIDAPEETTPVQRFPPGKGKNMEVLTLFSPDSQGAGGSGSGGAGRESAIPVVDVDDDLSISALVRDIPTPASRQIQQKRKAAVQALAEKRRKKDPSKADRLVDPEVGSAGGAEAASVDAEGSKVPALPAGESGASGSRPISSLKGRHFVRTLLSHIHPKDRETTGKLKRATLANQLSQLALQLESRVGEAIQCIDDYDAVEKDLEKEKERTASRDEEVAGMVEQYSKAEADVAELKAKLAQAEVEKASLASELERAKKEGYDNIVRFRMRYLEEHRESRRN, encoded by the exons ATGTCGTGGAGATCAAAGTGCCGAGCCACACTCCTGTCTGATCGTCCCTCTGGCGATGAGGGGCAAGGCTCTGAGCAGCCCGCAGATCCTGGGCTAGACATCTCCCGGATGGTGATTGATGCTCCCGAGGAGACTACGCCCGTGCAGCGTTTCCCCCCTGGCAAGGGGAAAAATATGGAAGTGCTGACCTTGTTCAGCCCCGACAGCCAGGGGGCTggtggctctggctctggcggAGCTGGCAGAGAGTCCGCCATTCCTGTGGTGGACGTTGATGACGACCTTTCCATCTCCGCCTTGGTCCGGGACATCCCGACTCCCGCTTCTCGTCAAATCCAACAGAAGAGGAAGGCCGCCGTGCAGGCCCTTGCAGAGAAACGACGCAAGAAGGACCCTAGCAAGGCCGACAGACTCGTGGACCCAGAGGTTGGGTCAGCAGGTGGAGCGGAGGCTGCCTCCGTGGATGCTGAGGGGAGTAAGGTTCCGGCCCTGCCCGCAGGGGAATCAGGGGCTTCTGGCTCCAGGCCAATCTCGTCCCTAAAGGGGCGACACTTCGTCCGCACTTTGCTTTCTCATATCCATCCTAAGGATAGGGAGACCACAGGCAAATTGAAACGGGCGACATTGGCTAACCAGCTCAGCcaattggctcttcag CTGGAGTCCCGTGTGGGCGAGGCCATCCAGTGCATCGATGACTACGATGCAGTGGAGAAGGACCtggagaaagagaaggagcGGACGGCGAGTCGCGATGAAGAGGTCGCGGGCATGGTGGAGCAATACAGCAAGGCCGAGGCAGATGTGGCTGAGCTGAAGGCAAAACTTGCCCAGGCCGAGGTGGAGAAGGCCTCTCTGGCCTCTGAACTGGAAAGGGCCAAGAAAGAGGGGTATGATAATATCGTCCGATTCCGAATGAGGTATCTGGAGGAGCACCGGGAATCCCGGCGCAACTGA